A genomic region of Elaeis guineensis isolate ETL-2024a chromosome 9, EG11, whole genome shotgun sequence contains the following coding sequences:
- the LOC105051052 gene encoding uncharacterized protein — MKLPESPDPLDTCRRLLASNASAAAAVQSFRGRWSAVAATLGRLHAALDDLSDLPSHSHPLAEDLLRSLSQTLSLTLTLALHCRSPDPPAGKLRTQSDIAAASAALEQLAADADLLLRTGALLEPPPTSQKAAAAASGTSRRESVRSEARSLVTRLQIGSPVSRIAALDSLIALLREDDKNILIAAAQGVVPALLRLLDSSASNGEARAKAVAVIARIAAVESCRHVLVADGAPLLHHLARALEAGGGGGAAREQACTALQTLTLAKDNAMAIGSRGGIAALLEVCRAGTPSAQAAAAGVLKNLASVQELRENFLEENGVPVLIRLLASGTPLAQENAIGCLCNLASGEEGESLKLAIFKDGGLDCLKNYWESGGSGNDRRLEPAIGLLRNLASFRYIAEVATSAGFLAHVIVALDSTTSGTRAEAARAISELAAVGKTRKELGDAVPRLIRMLEAKAAEEKEAAVKALASLLSFPGFRRIFRKDESGVLNVVQLLDPLVWNVEKKYPVSVLFSVSQSRRCRKQMVAMGACGYLQSLAAMEVEGAKRLLESLGRGKLWRVFPRT, encoded by the coding sequence ATGAAGTTACCGGAGAGCCCCGACCCCCTTGACACCTGCCGCCGCCTCCTGGCCTCCAacgcctccgccgccgccgccgtccAGTCCTTCCGTGGCCGTTGGTCCGCCGTCGCTGCCACCCTCGGCCGCCTCCACGCCGCCCTCGACGACctctccgacctcccctcccacTCCCACCCCCTCGCCGAAGACCTCCTCCGCTCCCTCTCCCAAACCCTCTCTCTCACCCTCACCCTTGCCCTCCACTGCCGCTCTCCTGACCCCCCGGCTGGCAAGCTCCGCACCCAGAGCGATATTGCGGCCGCCTCGGCCGCCCTCGAACAGCTTGCCGCCGACGCCGACCTCCTCCTCCGCACCGGCGCCCTCCTTGAACCCCCGCCCACGTCGCAGAAGGCGGCTGCGGCGGCCTCCGGGACCTCCCGCCGGGAATCCGTCCGCTCTGAGGCTAGGAGCCTCGTGACCCGCCTCCAGATCGGAAGCCCGGTGTCAAGAATCGCGGCGTTGGATTCCCTCATCGCGCTCCTCCGGGAGGACGACAAGAACATCCTAATCGCCGCCGCTCAAGGGGTGGTGCCGGCCTTGCTTCGCCTCCTCGATTCCTCCGCCTCCAACGGCGAGGCCCGGGCCAAGGCCGTGGCCGTGATCGCAAGGATCGCCGCCGTCGAGAGCTGCCGCCACGTGCTGGTCGCCGATGGGGCCCCTCTCCTTCACCACCTCGCCCGCGCCCTCGAGGCCGGCGGCGGCGGGGGCGCCGCCCGGGAGCAGGCCTGCACCGCTCTCCAAACCCTGACCCTTGCCAAGGACAACGCCATGGCGATCGGCTCCCGCGGGGGCATCGCCGCCCTCCTTGAGGTCTGCCGCGCCGGCACGCCCTCCGCCCAGGCCGCCGCTGCCGGCGTCCTCAAGAACCTCGCCAGCGTCCAAGAACTCCGGGAGAACTTCCTGGAAGAGAACGGCGTCCCCGTCCTTATTAGGCTTTTAGCTTCAGGGACTCCTCTCGCCCAAGAGAATGCAATCGGGTGCCTCTGTAACCTTGCTTCCGGTGAAGAAGGTGAAAGCTTAAAGCTTGCAATTTTCAAAGATGGCGGCTTGGATTGCCTCAAGAACTACTGGGAAAGTGGCGGCAGTGGCAATGACCGACGTCTTGAGCCGGCCATTGGATTGTTGCGCAATTTGGCATCTTTCCGGTACATCGCAGAGGTCGCCACCTCCGCCGGCTTCCTTGCGCATGTCATCGTAGCATTGGATAGCACCACCTCTGGCACGAGAGCAGAGGCAGCGAGAGCAATCTCAGAGCTGGCGGCGGTGGGGAAAACGAGGAAGGAATTGGGGGATGCAGTTCCTCGGCTGATCAGAATGTTAGAAGCCAAGGCGGCCGAGGAGAAGGAGGCGGCAGTGAAGGCGTTGGCCTCACTTTTGTCATTCCCCGGGTTCCGGAGGATATTTCGGAAGGACGAGAGTGGGGTCCTCAACGTGGTTCAACTGCTTGATCCCTTGGTTTGGAATGTCGAAAAGAAGTATCCTGTTTCAGTATTGTTCTCTGTCTCGCAGTCGAGGAGGTGTCGGAAGCAAATGGTGGCGATGGGGGCTTGCGGGTATTTGCAGAGTCTTGCAGCAATGGAGGTGGAAGGGGCGAAGAGGCTCCTCGAGAGCTTGGGGCGGGGAAAGCTATGGAGAGTGTTTCCGAGAACTTGA